One Chitinophagaceae bacterium C216 genomic window carries:
- the vfr gene encoding Cyclic AMP receptor-like protein, which produces MEELQQITEFKTSPELVAKLQQYSIQKTYKAGDIILNENAHIRSIPIVTKGTLKVIRTEEDGREILLYYIKTGESCIMSFLGGLHNETSKVKAEVEDDAEILFLPLEKVSLFIKEYPQWLDYIFRLYHKRFEELLEVVNAIAFKKVDERMLDLLHKKVELTGNHTLNITHEQLANELGTARVVVSRLLKQLEEIGKVKLGRNKIVLVEN; this is translated from the coding sequence ATGGAAGAATTACAACAGATAACAGAGTTTAAGACATCACCCGAATTAGTAGCAAAACTACAACAATACAGCATACAAAAAACCTATAAAGCAGGCGACATTATTCTAAACGAAAATGCACACATTCGTTCTATTCCTATTGTTACCAAAGGAACTTTGAAAGTTATCCGAACAGAAGAAGACGGAAGAGAAATTTTGTTGTATTACATCAAGACGGGCGAAAGTTGCATTATGTCGTTTTTGGGCGGTTTGCACAACGAAACAAGTAAAGTAAAAGCGGAAGTTGAAGACGATGCTGAAATACTTTTTTTACCCCTTGAAAAAGTATCGTTGTTTATCAAAGAATATCCGCAATGGTTAGATTACATTTTCCGTTTGTATCACAAACGTTTTGAAGAATTATTGGAAGTTGTAAACGCTATTGCTTTTAAAAAAGTAGATGAAAGAATGTTGGACTTACTCCACAAAAAAGTTGAGCTCACAGGAAACCACACCTTGAATATCACCCACGAACAATTGGCCAACGAGTTAGGGACTGCCCGTGTTGTGGTTTCGCGATTGTTAAAACAATTGGAAGAAATCGGAAAAGTTAAGTTGGGTAGAAACAAAATTGTTTTAGTTGAAAATTGA
- the sbmC gene encoding DNA gyrase inhibitor, translating to MNPNEKNKIHYLERLNKVFDYIDENIDAQLNLDDLTKLSHFSKFHFSRIFSALVGETPFKFIQRIRLERANYLLRLKPKAKITEIAFECGFNDLAVFSRQFTLHFNISPTAFKKQKIQQSNIHQTSSFKAKYFCSELKIYRDMEQLVEANIRSLPEKTIAYIKHIGSYRQNVDIYEKLFNQHYDWAGKNSLLKHHPESIVIHYDDPELTPEDKQRMSVCITVPEDTEVNGSIGKTTIPYGKYYVAKFKLKPQEIPMAWNWIYGEEILSIGYHPIDKIPYQVYPEPPKEGILTIVFCIPVKKN from the coding sequence ATGAATCCTAATGAAAAAAATAAAATCCATTATTTAGAACGGCTCAATAAAGTTTTTGATTATATAGACGAAAACATTGATGCTCAACTAAACCTTGACGACTTGACCAAGCTATCCCATTTCTCAAAATTTCATTTTTCAAGAATATTTAGTGCCTTGGTAGGCGAAACACCTTTTAAATTTATTCAAAGAATCAGATTAGAGCGCGCAAATTATCTATTGCGACTAAAGCCAAAAGCTAAGATTACTGAAATTGCATTCGAATGCGGTTTTAACGATTTAGCTGTTTTTTCACGCCAGTTTACTTTGCACTTCAACATCTCACCCACCGCATTTAAAAAACAAAAAATACAACAGAGCAATATTCATCAAACTTCTTCTTTCAAAGCCAAATACTTTTGTTCCGAACTTAAAATTTATAGAGATATGGAACAGTTAGTTGAAGCAAACATTCGATCATTACCTGAAAAAACTATCGCTTATATCAAGCATATCGGTTCATATAGGCAAAATGTAGATATTTACGAAAAGCTGTTTAACCAACACTATGATTGGGCAGGAAAGAACAGCTTACTTAAACACCATCCTGAATCCATTGTCATCCATTACGATGACCCCGAGTTAACACCGGAGGACAAGCAGCGAATGAGTGTATGCATTACTGTTCCTGAAGATACCGAAGTAAACGGTAGCATAGGGAAAACCACGATACCTTATGGCAAATATTATGTGGCCAAATTTAAGCTGAAACCTCAAGAGATTCCAATGGCCTGGAATTGGATTTACGGGGAGGAAATTTTATCAATTGGATATCATCCAATTGATAAAATTCCTTATCAAGTTTATCCCGAACCACCTAAAGAAGGGATACTCACCATAGTTTTCTGTATACCTGTGAAAAAGAATTAA